CCCCAGTGGCTAAACCGTGGGCCTGTAAAATCTGCCAACCGGGTTCAAAGATGGGGAGAAACGAAAGCCACCCGGCGGTTGACTGCTGAAGGCTGTTGGCAGGACCCCAACCGTAGACGGGTTTAATTGTATATTGCCAGCGGGCGCTTTGACCCGTGCCGGGATCGTGAAGAACGCCTTGGTGCCAGGTGGCGGTTGCTTGATAGCCTTCTTGGACGGAATGGTTAAAGTCTGCGGGTTCGAGATAGCGGGGGAGTAAGGTTAAGGGTGAATCTTCTCCTTTAAGTTGTCGCCAATGACCTAAACCCAGGGCGTGTCGCCAAGCCCAAAAGGTGCGAACGTCGGGAAAGGTGCGACAAAAGTATTCGTCGTTAGGCCCTAGAATTTGCGCGGCCCCACCAGTGTAGGGTTGAGTTCCTGTGGGGTCTTCAATGGAGTACATGAAGGCGAAGGTTTGCCCAATATCGGGTAAGGTGACGCGATAATACCAGCCTTCAAAAAAGCGATCGCTGATTGTGTCCCAATGGTAGCCGCTATGGGGAGTTTGTAGGGGAGCGTTAGCAAATCCAGGCATGATCAGTCTTTGTTCGGGTTCGCTTCTCCATTGTGCCTTCAGACTCGCAAACTTGGGAATGGGTACAAAGGTAGGTCTCAGAGGGCAAGCAACCCTCCAGCAATATTTTAGGGCTTAGATGCGATCGCATATGGCTTGCGGTAGAGTTGGGTCTGCTTGAACTTAGGACTAGAGAATGACTGAGGGTTCTATCTTCAGAGCAACCTCGCAGGATATTCTAGGTTGCTACGCTTAAGTTAAGCAGTGAGGAGTGAAATTGGTACGAACTATTTCTTAATCTGTTGAACGATTAGAAATGAACAAGCTAAACGCTCCAGGGAAGCACTCGTGACGCCAACTCGTCAATTTAGAGGTGTAGAAATTGACTTTCTCTAGTTCCCCAACTGCCAAGCTGTTTTGCAAATGGTTACATTTGCCTTATTTATGAGTAATCTAGCAGATTCTGAGATATCATCTATTTCTTTAATTCGCAAATTATTGCCTTTTTTATTAAGTTTTCTCGACGATATATTACTCATCGGTCTTTCTCGATTAGGGTGTAACCTCCCCTGGTTGCAGTGGCTATCTCCCGCGATTATGGTGGGGACAGGAATCTACTTTTTGGTGCAATTCTGGC
This genomic interval from Desertifilum tharense IPPAS B-1220 contains the following:
- a CDS encoding tocopherol cyclase family protein, producing MPGFANAPLQTPHSGYHWDTISDRFFEGWYYRVTLPDIGQTFAFMYSIEDPTGTQPYTGGAAQILGPNDEYFCRTFPDVRTFWAWRHALGLGHWRQLKGEDSPLTLLPRYLEPADFNHSVQEGYQATATWHQGVLHDPGTGQSARWQYTIKPVYGWGPANSLQQSTAGWLSFLPIFEPGWQILQAHGLATGEIEWQGKCYAFQDAPTYSEKNWGRAFPKKWFWLNCNSFIDEPDLALTAGGGKRGILGWMESAALVGIHYQGQFYEFVPWNAEVCWQIEPWGCWQMQARNSEYEVELTGTTNKPGTPLRAPTPKGLDFCCRDTMHGKLTLQLRKRQGLRSSLVLEAQSHLCGLEVGGEPWDKPWQSLARYLG